Proteins from a single region of Neodiprion virginianus isolate iyNeoVirg1 chromosome 4, iyNeoVirg1.1, whole genome shotgun sequence:
- the LOC124303798 gene encoding protein RER1 isoform X2, giving the protein MMQDEDLGGTPRRNIFSQGLMRLSQGWYIVTYALGIYHLNLFIAFLTPKIDPAMDFDDGDGPELPTRSNEEFRPFIRRLPEFKFWYSVTKSTIFGMVCTLFDCFNIPVFWPILVMYFITLFCITMKRQIKHMVKYRYLPFTHGKPKYQNHEDTSRLIHPK; this is encoded by the exons ATGATGCAAGATGAGGACTTGGGTGGAACACCGAGGCGGAACATTTTTAGTCAAGGACTAATGAGATTATCACAG GGATGGTACATCGTTACATATGCCCTGGGAATTTACCACCTCAATCTGTTCATCGCATTCCTCACACCAAAAATTGATCCTGCGATGGACTTCGATG ATGGCGATGGTCCTGAACTCCCCACGAGATCGAACGAAGAATTTAGGCCATTCATAAGGCGGTTACCAGAATTTAAATTCTGGTATTCAGTGACCAAATCTACGATTTTTGGAATGGTGTGCACTTTATTCGATTGCTTTAATATTCCAGTATTCTGGCCAATCCTTGTTATGTACTTCATAACACTCTTCTGCATCACTATGAAACGTCAAATAAAG cacATGGTGAAGTACCGATACCTGCCGTTTACACATGGGAAACCAAAGTACCAAAACCACGAAGATACTTCGAGATTAATACATCCGAAATGA
- the LOC124303798 gene encoding protein RER1 isoform X1: protein MMQDEDLGGTPRRNIFSQGLMRLSQVYQGYLDVWTPHAISRWIFAAFLLAIFILRILLTQGWYIVTYALGIYHLNLFIAFLTPKIDPAMDFDDGDGPELPTRSNEEFRPFIRRLPEFKFWYSVTKSTIFGMVCTLFDCFNIPVFWPILVMYFITLFCITMKRQIKHMVKYRYLPFTHGKPKYQNHEDTSRLIHPK, encoded by the exons ATGATGCAAGATGAGGACTTGGGTGGAACACCGAGGCGGAACATTTTTAGTCAAGGACTAATGAGATTATCACAG GTATATCAGGGTTATTTGGATGTGTGGACTCCTCACGCTATCTCAAGATGGATATTTGCTGCATTTCTTTTAgccatatttatattacggATTTTATTAACACAG GGATGGTACATCGTTACATATGCCCTGGGAATTTACCACCTCAATCTGTTCATCGCATTCCTCACACCAAAAATTGATCCTGCGATGGACTTCGATG ATGGCGATGGTCCTGAACTCCCCACGAGATCGAACGAAGAATTTAGGCCATTCATAAGGCGGTTACCAGAATTTAAATTCTGGTATTCAGTGACCAAATCTACGATTTTTGGAATGGTGTGCACTTTATTCGATTGCTTTAATATTCCAGTATTCTGGCCAATCCTTGTTATGTACTTCATAACACTCTTCTGCATCACTATGAAACGTCAAATAAAG cacATGGTGAAGTACCGATACCTGCCGTTTACACATGGGAAACCAAAGTACCAAAACCACGAAGATACTTCGAGATTAATACATCCGAAATGA